A genomic region of Caulobacter sp. NIBR2454 contains the following coding sequences:
- a CDS encoding crotonase/enoyl-CoA hydratase family protein, with protein sequence MSEPSCFKVEIAHGVAHIQLARPKAMNAMNRAFWHQLPAIIEDIDCNAKARCIVISSTGKHFSAGMDLSVFDGIGDSGGADRHVSGEAFRRKVHALQDTFSCLDKARMPVIVAVQGGCIGGAVDMTSACDIRYASADAFFVIQEINIGMTADVGTFPRLCKLIPEGWVRELAYTGRRLPAQRAKEIGLVNEVFETHEELVAHALETGREIASKSPLAVAGSKVMINYARDHTIADGLDYIATWQTGMFAGSHMAESFRAKQENREAVYPDLLPLSKEL encoded by the coding sequence TTGTCCGAACCCAGTTGCTTCAAGGTCGAGATCGCGCACGGCGTTGCGCATATTCAACTGGCCCGACCCAAGGCCATGAACGCCATGAACCGAGCGTTCTGGCATCAGCTGCCGGCGATCATCGAGGACATCGACTGCAACGCCAAAGCGCGCTGCATCGTCATCTCCTCGACTGGCAAGCACTTCTCGGCCGGAATGGACCTGTCGGTGTTCGACGGGATCGGAGATTCCGGCGGCGCGGACCGCCACGTTTCGGGCGAGGCTTTCCGGCGCAAGGTGCATGCCCTTCAGGATACCTTCAGCTGCCTGGACAAGGCGCGCATGCCGGTGATCGTCGCCGTCCAGGGCGGGTGCATCGGCGGGGCGGTGGACATGACAAGCGCTTGCGACATCCGTTACGCCAGCGCCGACGCCTTCTTCGTGATCCAGGAGATCAACATCGGCATGACCGCCGATGTCGGCACCTTCCCACGTCTTTGCAAGCTGATCCCCGAGGGTTGGGTTCGGGAGCTGGCCTATACCGGCCGTCGCCTGCCTGCCCAGCGCGCCAAGGAGATCGGCCTGGTCAACGAGGTCTTCGAGACGCATGAGGAACTGGTCGCCCACGCCCTGGAAACCGGACGCGAGATCGCCTCCAAGTCGCCGCTGGCGGTGGCCGGCTCCAAGGTGATGATCAACTACGCCCGCGACCACACCATCGCCGACGGCCTGGATTACATCGCGACCTGGCAGACCGGCATGTTCGCTGGCAGCCACATGGCCGAGTCCTTCCGGGCCAAGCAGGAGAACCGCGAGGCGGTCTATCCGGACCTGCTGCCCCTGAGCAAAGAGCTCTAG
- a CDS encoding DUF488 domain-containing protein, translating into MHPIFTVGYQSDTQGGMIQRLKAGGVKRVIDVRAVASSRKAGFSKSLLAASLNEAGIEYVHLKPLGTPKPGRDAARAGRIDEMREIFETHMEETASQLALNHAEKLVAEKPSALLCYEDQACDCHRAIVADKLKARLKCEVVDL; encoded by the coding sequence ATGCACCCCATCTTCACCGTGGGCTACCAGAGCGACACCCAAGGCGGCATGATCCAGCGGTTGAAGGCTGGCGGCGTCAAACGGGTGATCGACGTGCGCGCCGTCGCCTCCTCGCGCAAGGCGGGGTTCTCCAAGAGCCTGCTTGCCGCCAGCCTCAACGAGGCAGGCATCGAGTATGTGCATCTTAAGCCCCTAGGCACGCCCAAGCCGGGCCGCGACGCCGCCCGGGCTGGCCGCATCGACGAAATGCGCGAGATTTTCGAGACGCATATGGAGGAGACGGCATCACAGCTGGCGCTCAATCACGCCGAGAAACTGGTCGCTGAAAAGCCGAGCGCGCTGCTCTGCTACGAGGACCAGGCTTGCGACTGCCATCGCGCGATCGTGGCCGACAAGCTGAAGGCCCGCCTGAAATGCGAGGTTGTCGATCTGTGA